In the genome of Planktothrix agardhii NIES-204, one region contains:
- a CDS encoding type I site-specific deoxyribonuclease, HsdR family yields MKEGAGEQKQTIWLIDWENPENNHFAIAEEVTVKSKLDKRPDIVLYINGIALGILELKRSTVSISEGIRQNLDNQKKEFIRPFFTTLQLVMAGNDTQGLRYGTIETPEKYYLEWKEENPKYNQQIDPIEQKYLSNFTYESGDNLLDCALIRLCNKTRFLDLIHNFIIFDKGIKKTCRHHQYFGIKAAQKHIQRQAGGIIWHTQGSGKSLTMVWLAKWIRENTTDARILIITDRTELDQQIEDIFQGVDENIYQTKSGSDLITILNDINPWLICSLVHKFGNREENTQNQATDEFIKTLQPPSNFTPKGNIFIFVDECHRTQSGKLNTAMKSILPNALFIGFTGTPLLKQDKQRSIEIFGNYIHTYKFNEAVADKIVLDLRYEARDIDQNLTSETKIDQWFDAKTRGLSDLAKTQLKQKWGTMQKLLSSKSRLEQIVGDILLDMARKPRLMDERGNAMLVCASIYQACKFYELFSQTELKQKCAIITSYKPAPSDIKGEETGEGLTEKLNQYAIYRKMLADYFNDSEDKAMYRVEEFETDVKNRFIKQPGQMRLLIVVDKLLTGFDAPPATYLYIDKNMQDHGLFQAICRVNRLDGDDKEYGYIVDYKDLFKKLEGAITDYTSGALDGYDAEDVAGLLTHIPQIFKPIELPIKLE; encoded by the coding sequence ATGAAAGAAGGAGCCGGAGAACAAAAACAAACCATTTGGTTAATAGACTGGGAAAATCCCGAAAATAACCATTTTGCTATAGCAGAAGAAGTCACCGTAAAAAGCAAACTTGACAAACGCCCCGATATTGTTCTTTATATTAATGGTATCGCCCTCGGTATCCTCGAACTCAAACGCTCTACTGTCTCCATTAGTGAAGGCATCCGCCAAAATCTTGATAACCAGAAAAAAGAATTTATCCGCCCATTTTTCACCACACTACAGTTAGTTATGGCGGGAAATGATACCCAAGGACTGCGCTATGGAACTATCGAAACCCCAGAAAAATATTATCTGGAATGGAAAGAAGAAAACCCCAAATATAATCAACAAATAGATCCCATAGAACAAAAATATCTTTCTAATTTTACCTATGAAAGCGGTGATAATTTATTAGATTGTGCCTTAATTCGGCTGTGTAATAAAACCCGATTTTTAGATTTAATTCATAACTTTATTATCTTCGATAAAGGCATTAAAAAAACCTGTCGTCATCACCAATATTTCGGTATCAAAGCCGCCCAAAAACATATCCAACGCCAAGCCGGAGGCATTATCTGGCATACCCAAGGCTCAGGAAAAAGCCTAACAATGGTCTGGTTAGCTAAATGGATACGGGAAAACACCACAGATGCCCGAATTTTAATTATTACAGATCGCACCGAACTAGACCAACAAATAGAAGACATTTTTCAAGGGGTAGATGAAAACATTTATCAGACTAAAAGCGGTAGTGATTTAATCACCATCCTCAACGACATCAACCCCTGGTTAATTTGTTCTTTAGTTCATAAATTTGGCAACCGGGAAGAAAACACCCAAAATCAAGCCACTGATGAATTTATCAAAACCTTGCAACCTCCCAGCAATTTCACCCCCAAAGGTAACATTTTTATCTTCGTAGATGAATGTCACCGTACCCAGTCAGGAAAACTTAACACAGCGATGAAAAGCATCCTACCCAATGCCCTATTTATTGGCTTTACAGGTACGCCCCTATTAAAACAAGACAAACAACGCAGTATTGAAATTTTTGGTAACTATATCCACACCTATAAATTTAATGAAGCCGTAGCCGATAAAATTGTACTTGATTTGCGCTATGAAGCCCGCGATATTGACCAAAATCTTACCTCCGAGACGAAAATAGATCAATGGTTTGATGCTAAAACCCGCGGGTTGTCTGACTTAGCAAAAACCCAACTTAAACAGAAATGGGGAACAATGCAAAAACTCCTTTCTAGTAAGTCTCGCCTTGAGCAAATTGTTGGTGATATTCTATTAGATATGGCAAGGAAACCTCGTCTTATGGATGAACGCGGTAATGCCATGTTAGTCTGTGCTAGTATTTATCAAGCCTGCAAATTTTATGAACTTTTTAGTCAAACTGAATTAAAACAAAAATGTGCCATTATTACCAGTTACAAACCCGCCCCATCTGATATTAAAGGAGAAGAAACCGGAGAAGGACTCACCGAGAAATTAAACCAATATGCCATTTATCGGAAAATGTTGGCGGACTATTTCAACGACTCAGAAGATAAAGCCATGTATCGGGTTGAGGAGTTCGAGACAGACGTTAAAAACCGCTTTATTAAACAACCCGGACAAATGCGCTTATTAATAGTTGTAGATAAACTATTGACAGGTTTTGATGCTCCCCCCGCGACTTACCTTTATATTGATAAAAATATGCAAGATCATGGTTTATTTCAAGCCATTTGTCGCGTTAATCGTTTGGATGGAGACGATAAAGAATATGGCTATATCGTAGATTATAAAGACTTATTTAAAAAACTAGAGGGGGCAATCACAGACTACACCAGTGGCGCGTTAGATGGCTACGATGCGGAGGATGTAGCAGGACTGTTAACCCACATTCCGCAGATATTTAAGCCAATTGAATTGCCAATTAAATTGGAATAA
- a CDS encoding restriction modification system DNA specificity domain protein — MELINNNQVPEGYKKTEAGVIPEDWEPYKIDDVVSFSGGSQPPRSTFIFKPRAGYLRLIQIRDYKTDEYETYIPEKLAKKKCAKKDIMIGRYGPPIFQILRGIEGAYNVAIIKAIPSSKVDQEFFYYFIQDEKIFKLMEMLSQRSSGQTGVDLPELKKYSLGLPPLPEQKAIAQTLSDVDALIAALDKLIAKKRNIKTATMQQLLTGKTRLPGFCGEWEIKKVGTLGSTYGGLTGKKKSDFGNGLFQYITFLNIMNNIVIDTSIVEKVNIKKNENQNAVKKNDLFFNTSSETPEEVGMCSILTEEVADVYLNSFCFGFRLEDNVKIDGLYLTYFFRSDQGRNLIYSLAQGATRYNLSKTNFLKLSLNLPPLPEQKAIAQVLSDIDTEITALEKRRAKTQAIKQGMMQELLIGRTRLI; from the coding sequence ATGGAATTAATTAATAATAATCAAGTGCCAGAAGGGTATAAAAAAACTGAGGCGGGGGTGATTCCTGAAGATTGGGAACCCTACAAAATTGACGATGTTGTTTCTTTCTCTGGAGGATCTCAACCTCCTCGAAGCACATTTATATTTAAGCCGAGGGCTGGGTATTTACGTCTTATTCAAATTCGTGATTATAAGACTGATGAATATGAAACCTATATTCCTGAAAAATTAGCCAAAAAGAAATGTGCAAAAAAAGACATAATGATTGGACGTTATGGCCCGCCAATTTTTCAAATTCTAAGAGGGATAGAAGGTGCTTATAATGTTGCCATTATAAAGGCAATACCGTCATCAAAAGTTGATCAAGAGTTTTTCTATTATTTCATACAAGACGAGAAGATTTTTAAATTGATGGAAATGCTTTCCCAGCGTTCGTCAGGACAAACGGGAGTTGATTTACCTGAATTAAAAAAATATTCATTAGGACTACCACCCCTTCCAGAACAAAAAGCGATCGCACAAACCCTATCCGATGTAGATGCCCTAATTGCCGCACTGGATAAACTCATCGCCAAAAAGCGCAACATCAAAACCGCAACTATGCAGCAACTCCTCACGGGTAAGACACGCTTACCGGGGTTTTGTGGGGAGTGGGAAATCAAAAAAGTAGGTACATTGGGATCAACTTACGGTGGTTTGACAGGAAAAAAGAAATCCGACTTTGGAAATGGGTTATTTCAATATATTACTTTTCTAAATATTATGAATAATATTGTTATTGATACATCTATTGTGGAAAAGGTAAATATCAAAAAAAACGAAAATCAAAATGCTGTCAAAAAAAACGATCTGTTTTTCAATACTTCATCCGAGACTCCTGAAGAGGTTGGAATGTGTTCTATTCTAACAGAAGAAGTAGCCGATGTTTATCTAAATAGTTTTTGCTTTGGATTTAGGCTGGAAGACAATGTAAAAATTGATGGGTTATACCTCACCTATTTTTTCAGAAGTGATCAAGGTCGAAATCTCATATACTCTTTGGCTCAAGGAGCCACTCGATATAACTTATCTAAGACTAACTTTCTAAAACTTTCTTTAAACTTACCACCCCTTCCCGAACAAAAAGCTATCGCCCAAGTCCTTTCTGATATCGATACCGAAATCACCGCATTAGAAAAACGTCGCGCCAAAACCCAAGCTATTAAACAGGGAATGATGCAAGAATTGTTAATCGGGAGGACTCGGTTAATATGA
- a CDS encoding type I restriction enzyme, modification chain, whose protein sequence is MRHFATESGKSKGQFYTPAEVSRILAKVVGITPETRQDGTVYDPTCGSGSLLLKVANEAPNGLTIYGQEMDNATVALAKMNMILHDSPTAVIWKDNTLAAPYWKNPDGSLKTFDFAVANPPFSYKSWSNGVSLTNDEFNRFNYGVPPDKNGDYAFLLHILKSLKTTGKAAIILPHGVLFRGNAEARIRKNLITQGYIKGIIGLPANLFYGTGIPACIIVIDKSTAATRKGLFMVDGSKGFIKDGNKNRLRSQDIHKIVDVFNHQIELSRYSRMVSLEEIATNDYNLNIPRYIDSSEPEDIHDLSAHLNGGIPNADIDALENYWRVFPQVRSVLFAPSQFSGYSESLVDASRVKITILNHPEFTAFAKLTLALYQGWQNYHEKRLKNIAIGDKPKALIALLSEDLLKRFVKAELLDKYDIYQLLMDYWEETMQDDVYILVQDSWEAGKVLRELVAKKGEKLKEAPDLIIDKKKYKADLIPPGLIVARYFAKQQQQIDEFQTDLDVITQELEALIEEHTGEDGALVDAQTDAGKVTKNNVKKLIDGSKQLSIFEDLELSIEQDDVLIIYQCFQLFEQEETMKKKVKEAQIELDKAVLAQYPKLTEDEIKTLVINDKWGATLEGRIIGEIERVTQQLASRIKELDERYAEPLSQLVDEVEMLSSRVDEHLKRMGVSWN, encoded by the coding sequence ATGCGTCATTTTGCCACAGAATCCGGTAAGAGTAAAGGACAGTTTTATACTCCCGCAGAGGTGTCGCGGATATTAGCTAAAGTAGTCGGCATTACTCCCGAAACTAGGCAAGATGGAACGGTTTATGATCCGACTTGTGGCTCTGGTTCCCTATTGTTAAAAGTTGCGAATGAAGCGCCTAATGGGTTGACGATTTACGGTCAAGAAATGGATAACGCAACGGTAGCTTTAGCAAAGATGAATATGATTCTGCACGACTCCCCAACGGCAGTCATTTGGAAGGATAACACCCTGGCGGCTCCTTACTGGAAAAACCCCGATGGTAGCCTTAAAACCTTTGATTTTGCCGTAGCTAATCCCCCTTTTTCCTATAAATCTTGGAGTAATGGTGTCAGCCTTACTAATGACGAATTTAATCGTTTTAACTATGGCGTACCACCGGATAAAAACGGCGATTATGCGTTTTTACTGCATATTCTTAAATCCTTAAAAACTACAGGAAAAGCCGCGATAATTTTGCCGCACGGGGTTCTATTTCGGGGCAATGCTGAGGCGCGGATTCGTAAGAATTTAATCACTCAAGGATACATTAAGGGAATTATTGGCTTACCAGCAAACTTATTTTATGGTACGGGTATCCCTGCCTGTATTATTGTAATTGATAAATCTACGGCCGCCACTCGCAAAGGTTTGTTTATGGTAGATGGGAGTAAGGGCTTTATTAAAGATGGCAATAAAAATCGCCTCCGCAGTCAGGATATCCATAAAATTGTTGATGTGTTTAATCATCAAATTGAACTATCTCGCTATAGTCGGATGGTAAGTTTAGAAGAAATTGCTACTAATGATTATAACCTCAATATTCCCCGTTATATTGATTCTAGCGAACCGGAAGATATTCACGACCTCAGCGCCCACTTAAACGGGGGTATTCCTAACGCGGATATTGATGCGTTAGAGAACTATTGGCGGGTATTTCCTCAAGTGCGGAGTGTTTTATTTGCACCTAGTCAATTCTCAGGATATAGTGAGAGTTTGGTAGATGCAAGTCGGGTAAAAATAACTATTCTCAATCATCCTGAATTTACGGCTTTTGCAAAACTGACTTTAGCCCTTTATCAAGGTTGGCAAAACTATCATGAAAAGAGGTTAAAAAATATCGCCATTGGGGATAAACCTAAAGCACTTATCGCCCTATTATCGGAGGATTTACTAAAGCGATTTGTTAAAGCTGAATTACTAGATAAATATGATATTTACCAACTATTGATGGACTACTGGGAGGAAACCATGCAGGATGATGTTTATATCCTGGTACAAGATAGTTGGGAAGCGGGGAAAGTGTTACGGGAATTGGTGGCAAAAAAAGGCGAAAAGTTGAAGGAAGCGCCGGATTTAATTATAGATAAGAAAAAGTATAAGGCGGATTTGATCCCGCCCGGTTTAATTGTGGCGCGATATTTTGCTAAACAACAACAGCAAATTGATGAATTTCAAACGGATTTAGATGTTATTACTCAGGAATTAGAAGCATTAATTGAGGAACATACGGGGGAAGATGGGGCGTTAGTTGATGCTCAAACGGATGCGGGAAAGGTGACAAAAAATAATGTTAAAAAGTTAATAGATGGTAGTAAACAATTATCAATATTTGAGGATTTAGAATTGTCAATTGAACAGGATGATGTTTTAATTATTTACCAATGTTTTCAACTATTTGAGCAGGAGGAAACGATGAAAAAAAAGGTTAAAGAGGCTCAGATAGAATTAGATAAGGCGGTGTTGGCTCAGTATCCAAAGTTAACAGAGGATGAGATTAAAACTTTGGTAATTAATGATAAATGGGGGGCGACATTAGAGGGGAGGATTATCGGGGAAATTGAGCGGGTAACGCAGCAGTTAGCGAGTCGAATTAAGGAGTTAGATGAACGTTATGCTGAACCTTTGTCGCAGTTAGTGGATGAGGTTGAGATGTTATCGAGTCGGGTAGATGAGCATTTGAAAAGGATGGGGGTGTCATGGAATTAA
- a CDS encoding ParA family chromosome partitioning ATPase: MIITIASFKGGVGKSTTALHLAVYLQSKADTLLVDGDLNRSALDWASRGTLPVKVVDEKQGVKFARQFEHIVIDTPARPNPEDLKTIAEGCDLLVLPTSPDALAIRATLQMVDALHSLQSNYKILRTYAGTLYIVCSKPANAANCSSICASNIKFRHKNYAD, from the coding sequence ATGATTATAACAATAGCCTCTTTTAAAGGGGGGGTAGGGAAGTCTACCACAGCCCTGCATTTAGCAGTTTATCTACAAAGCAAAGCCGACACTCTGTTAGTGGATGGAGATTTAAACCGCAGTGCTTTGGACTGGGCTAGTCGGGGGACATTGCCTGTGAAAGTTGTGGATGAGAAACAAGGGGTCAAGTTTGCCAGACAATTTGAGCATATTGTGATTGATACACCAGCCCGACCCAATCCCGAAGACTTAAAAACGATTGCGGAAGGATGTGATTTACTGGTGCTCCCCACTTCTCCCGATGCTTTAGCAATCCGAGCTACCTTACAAATGGTCGATGCTCTGCATAGTCTTCAGAGTAATTATAAAATCCTCAGGACTTACGCAGGCACACTATATATAGTGTGCAGTAAGCCAGCGAACGCTGCCAATTGTTCAAGTATTTGCGCCAGCAATATAAAATTTAGACACAAAAATTATGCTGATTGA
- a CDS encoding transposase, IS4 family protein, with protein sequence MGYSARLKALKEEKIIVIIDETGDRRKGKKTDYVARQYLGSVGKIDRGIVSVNAYGVYKNITFPLVFRVFKPKGTLKEGDVYKTKIEIASEILTELVELGFQIELVLADSLYGESSSFISKLDRTYASTLYIAY encoded by the coding sequence TTGGGATATTCTGCAAGGCTAAAAGCATTGAAAGAAGAGAAGATTATAGTAATAATTGATGAAACAGGAGATAGGAGAAAGGGTAAAAAAACCGACTATGTAGCCCGACAATACTTGGGAAGTGTGGGCAAAATAGATCGGGGAATAGTATCAGTTAATGCTTACGGTGTTTATAAAAATATAACCTTTCCTTTAGTGTTTAGAGTATTTAAACCCAAAGGAACATTAAAAGAAGGAGATGTCTACAAAACTAAGATTGAAATCGCATCAGAAATCCTAACAGAGTTGGTTGAACTGGGATTTCAAATTGAATTGGTATTAGCAGATAGCCTTTATGGTGAAAGTAGTTCGTTTATCAGTAAATTAGACAGGACTTACGCAAGCACGCTATATATAGCGTACTAA
- a CDS encoding transposase, IS4 family protein, whose protein sequence is MRLKKNEFVEFEKDIFQELNHLGLAPGVSFFIQGVKVTKTRGFMSFNVACKWKRKINGVAPKEGWFILTNFDALELAISAYKQRFDIEEMFRDFKKGGYNLEDTNVTGERFISLVLLIAIAYSSATIQGQQIKRKGIQKYIARIKEYGRIERRHSSFYIGLYGQTWVNFKDVCMDLVTKLMKLNCNKCKYYQQGLRAMRLIESVL, encoded by the coding sequence TTGCGATTAAAAAAGAACGAATTTGTAGAATTTGAAAAAGATATTTTTCAGGAATTAAATCATCTAGGTTTAGCACCAGGAGTATCATTTTTTATTCAAGGTGTAAAGGTAACAAAGACTCGCGGTTTTATGAGCTTTAACGTTGCTTGTAAATGGAAACGTAAAATCAACGGAGTAGCACCGAAAGAAGGATGGTTTATCTTAACGAATTTTGATGCACTAGAATTGGCTATTTCTGCCTATAAACAAAGATTTGATATTGAAGAAATGTTTAGAGATTTTAAGAAGGGAGGCTATAATTTAGAGGATACCAATGTAACTGGTGAACGCTTTATTTCTCTAGTTTTGTTGATAGCAATTGCCTACTCCTCTGCAACAATACAGGGTCAACAAATCAAACGAAAAGGAATACAGAAATATATTGCTCGGATCAAAGAATATGGTCGAATAGAACGGAGACATAGTAGTTTTTATATCGGCTTATATGGTCAAACTTGGGTCAATTTCAAGGATGTTTGTATGGATTTAGTCACGAAACTAATGAAATTAAATTGCAATAAATGTAAGTATTATCAACAAGGCCTAAGAGCTATGAGGCTTATAGAGTCTGTCTTGTAG
- a CDS encoding transposase, IS4 family protein: MKMIPLFYQKHLKSQLSLAEYLFLQILVNILQSIKNVNLERLANGIPLPIKFESRRKRIQRFLSLPNLKIEKIWLPIIKEWLSIYFTKEEIIYVAINHWVYTFACD, translated from the coding sequence ATGAAAATGATACCTTTATTCTATCAAAAGCACTTAAAAAGTCAATTGAGTTTAGCAGAATACCTGTTTCTCCAAATTTTGGTGAACATCTTACAGTCAATCAAAAATGTGAATTTAGAAAGGCTAGCGAATGGGATACCTTTGCCAATTAAATTTGAGAGTAGAAGAAAAAGAATACAAAGATTTCTCTCATTACCCAATTTAAAAATTGAAAAAATTTGGTTACCCATTATCAAAGAATGGTTATCAATATATTTTACCAAGGAAGAAATAATTTATGTAGCAATCAATCATTGGGTGTATACTTTTGCTTGCGATTAA